From Slackia heliotrinireducens DSM 20476:
CGTCGGGGCAAACGCAAGCTGTTTATTTGTTTGGGGTACATCCTGTGGGGCGCAAGCGTGCTGGTGTTTGCGGAACTGCAGCGGATCAGCACCTCGCTGGCGGGCGATGTGGCCGCGGCGGCAAGCCTGGGCATCGCGCTCACCATCGTGTTCGACTGCGTCATGACTTTCTTCGGCAGCGGCGCCAACGATGCCTGCTTCAACGCATGGGTCACCGACATCACCAACGACGAGAACCGCGGCAAGGTGGAAGGCGTCAATTCCGCCATGCCGCTGCTGTCGATGCTCGTGGTGTTCGGCGGCGCGATGTTCCTCATGTATACCGACGACGCTGGTGTGGTCACCTACGATTACCACACGTTTTTCCTGATCATCGGCGCGGTGGTTATCGCCGTGGGCATTGCATCCTTCTTCCTGCTGGACGAATCGCACCCCGAACCGAACCGCGAAGGCGGATATATGACCAACCTGCTGTACGGCTTCCGCCCGTCGGTCATCGTCGGACATCGACGCCTGTATCTGGTGCTGCTTGGTTACCTGGTGTTCTCCACGGCGCTGCAGGTCTTCATGCCCTACTACGTTCTGTACCTGCGCCTGCCGAATGTGCTGTCCGACGCATACGTCCTGGTCATGGCGCCAGGCATCGTCATCGCGGCGGTGTTCACCATCCTGTACGGCCGCCGCGTGGACAAGGTCGGCTTCTCATCGGCGGTGCGCATTCCCTTAGCGCTGTTCGTGGCGGGCTGCATCCTGCTGACGGCGTCGCCCGCAATGCCAGTAGTGTTCGCGGGCTCGGTGCTTATGCTGTCGGGCTACCTGGGCGCGGTCGCCTGCTTCGCAGCGGAAATCCGAAACAACACGCCGCTCGACAACGTGGGCATGCTGCAGGGTGTGCGCATCTTCATGGTGGTGCTGGTTCCCATGCTGATCGGCCCATGGATCGGCTCGGCGGTCAGCGCGTCCGGCGGCATGGTGGGCTTCGGCGTGGCCGGCGACGGTTTCACGCCTTCGAGCATGATCTTCCTGGCAGGTGCGGCGGTTTCGCTCATCTGCATCCCCGTGCTTGTCGCCGTCAGGCGCACCGAGTAGAAAGCACCGGAGCAGCCCGGCACGCAGGCAACTTTCCTTACATATATAGAAAGGGCCGGACGCCTCGGCCCGACCCTTCGAAATGCGAATCCTACGCACTTGCGCCGCAGGTCAGCGGCTATTTCACAGTCATAACGGGAATGTCCACGTTGTGCAGGATGCCGTAGCTCACGCTACCCAGCATGCCGCGAAGCGCTCCCACGCCGCGGCGGCCCATGACAATCAGGTCAACGTTGTGATCCTCGGCATAGCAGATGATGCCCTCGGTGGGGGAATACGACGGCTCCACCGCGACGACCAGCCCGTCCGTGGAAATGTTGGCCTGCGCCAGCTCGGCGAGCATGGCCTCCTTGGCGGCGTTCACGCGCCTGTTCAGGTACACCTCGAAACCG
This genomic window contains:
- a CDS encoding universal stress protein, whose product is MKYKNLLVPFDGSEHAVNALEAAIDLADGVEGVTVHVLRVAEAAGAESGLSDYDGFEVYLNRRVNAAKEAMLAELAQANISTDGLVVAVEPSYSPTEGIICYAEDHNVDLIVMGRRGVGALRGMLGSVSYGILHNVDIPVMTVK
- a CDS encoding MFS transporter; this translates as MDSSTNAKLSGRTWFVIVMIAACGQIAWAIENNFFNLFIQDAFGASLNDVALMVSASALTATITTLFVGAWSDRRGKRKLFICLGYILWGASVLVFAELQRISTSLAGDVAAAASLGIALTIVFDCVMTFFGSGANDACFNAWVTDITNDENRGKVEGVNSAMPLLSMLVVFGGAMFLMYTDDAGVVTYDYHTFFLIIGAVVIAVGIASFFLLDESHPEPNREGGYMTNLLYGFRPSVIVGHRRLYLVLLGYLVFSTALQVFMPYYVLYLRLPNVLSDAYVLVMAPGIVIAAVFTILYGRRVDKVGFSSAVRIPLALFVAGCILLTASPAMPVVFAGSVLMLSGYLGAVACFAAEIRNNTPLDNVGMLQGVRIFMVVLVPMLIGPWIGSAVSASGGMVGFGVAGDGFTPSSMIFLAGAAVSLICIPVLVAVRRTE